The nucleotide sequence CAAGATCAAGGACAGTCAAGTCATCATCATCATACATACTGTCACTTTACCGCACAGAGGGTTAGCCGTTAGCGATTGGATACTAAAGATCAGAGGAGGAGTGAGGGGGAAAAGTTTCACTAAAAAAGCATAGAGGGCACAAAGGAATTGCTCTGTGTTCTCCGTGCCTCTGTGGTAGAGCTTTAAGCCTTGTGGTTTATTTAATCCACGATTCTAAGCCCAGGCTACCAAAGCAATCCCTCAATAAATCCCGATTTAAGGAGTTGTACTTGGTTTGTCCCTCCCTCCGCACCTGGACAACGCCTGCTTCTGACAGGGTCCTGGAGTGATGGCAAAAGAGGGCAAGGCTGATGCCTAGCTGCCCGGCAATTTCGGAACCACTCAACTCATGCTGTTGAGCCAGCAGTTCGACAATCTTCAGACGGGTAGGGTCAGACAGGGCGGCAAAAATTTTCGCCCGTTGTTCTGTGTCTGCCTGGCTCAAAGACAGCGGGGATGGCATTGATTCTGACATGGCGATCGCAATGGCGGACGGACTTTTATCTACTATCTCATGGGAAGAAAGTAATGAAATAGTTAAACAACTACTTGACTATCTTCAGGTTAGCCTATTACCATTTTAGTTAAATGGTTGTTTAACCACTTATCTTTTTAAGAGATGCGGCTCCCTTTACAAATCCCTGGTTCTCACCATTGATGACTGTGTTCAAAAATGTATCTTGACTGCCCTCAGCCTGACTGCCCTCAGCCTGACTGCCTTCAGACTGATTGCCTTCGGACAATCTTCGAACGTTCGCAAACGACCACTTGAGACTTGGAGAAACTGCATGAGCGCTGAAAAAACGATGCTTTCCCCGGTTCGCCTGGGTGCCTACGAATTACCCAACCGGATTGTCATGGCTCCCCTGACTCGAAACCGGGCGGGGGCAGGCAATGTGCCAGGTCCACTAAATGCCACTTACTATGAACAGAGGGCTTCTGCCGGGTTGATTGTGACTGAGGCGACGCAAATTTCACCCCAGGGGGTAGGCTATCCCAGCACACCGGGGATTCACTCTCCCGAACAGGTGGAAGGCTGGCGACTGGTGACCGATGCCGTCCATGCCAGAGGGGGACACATTTTCCTTCAACTGTGGCACGTCGGGCGCATTTCCCACCCCTCCCTGCAACCAGAAGGGGCGCTGCCCGTTGCTCCCAGCGCGATCGCCCCTGAAGGAATGGCCTCTACCTACAGCGGCCCCCAGCCGTTTGTCACTCCCCGTGCACTGGCGATTGAAGAAATCCCTGGCATTATCGAGGACTACCGGAAAGCGGCTGAAAATGCCCTCAAGGCAGGTTTTGATGGGGTAGAAATTCATAGCGCCAATGGTTATTTACTGGACCAATTCCTGCAAGATGGCACCAATCACCGCACAGACGAATATGGCGGCTCCATGGAAAATCGGGCACGATTGCTGATGCAAGTGACCGCCGCCGTTACCAGTGTTTGGGGTGGCGATCGCGTCGGTATTCGTCTGTCCCCCAGTGGTGTATTCAACAGCATGTCTGATTCCAACCCCAAAGCGCTGTTTACCTATGTGGTAAACGAACTAAACCGCTTTAATCTGGCGTACCTGCACTTGGTAGAGCCACGCACCAACGAAACAGCATCCCCAGAACAACAGGAATTGACCTGTGGTTATTTTCGCTCGGTTTATCGGGGCACTCTGATCTCTGCCGGTGGACATGATCGGGAATCGGGGAATCAGGCGATCGCCAGCGGCGATGCCGATCTGATTGCCTTTGGCAGACTCTATATCTCCAATCCTGACCTGGTAGAACGGTTTGCCCAGAACGCTCCTCTCAATCCCTACGATCGCTCCACCTTTTATGGGGGTGATGAAAAGGGATATATTGACTATCCATTTCTGAAATTGCAGACAGCGTAAGGGAGTGGGGGAAGTTGAGAGTTAAGAGTTGAGATGAGAGTTGAGAGTCAGGGCGAGGGGAACTATGTAGCCCTGATAACTATGTAGCCCTGATTTAGACCTCCGAGGTTTTCCAAACCTCGGAAACCTCGGAGGTCTGGTCCT is from Leptothermofonsia sichuanensis E412 and encodes:
- a CDS encoding alkene reductase; translation: MSAEKTMLSPVRLGAYELPNRIVMAPLTRNRAGAGNVPGPLNATYYEQRASAGLIVTEATQISPQGVGYPSTPGIHSPEQVEGWRLVTDAVHARGGHIFLQLWHVGRISHPSLQPEGALPVAPSAIAPEGMASTYSGPQPFVTPRALAIEEIPGIIEDYRKAAENALKAGFDGVEIHSANGYLLDQFLQDGTNHRTDEYGGSMENRARLLMQVTAAVTSVWGGDRVGIRLSPSGVFNSMSDSNPKALFTYVVNELNRFNLAYLHLVEPRTNETASPEQQELTCGYFRSVYRGTLISAGGHDRESGNQAIASGDADLIAFGRLYISNPDLVERFAQNAPLNPYDRSTFYGGDEKGYIDYPFLKLQTA
- a CDS encoding ArsR/SmtB family transcription factor; this translates as MSESMPSPLSLSQADTEQRAKIFAALSDPTRLKIVELLAQQHELSGSEIAGQLGISLALFCHHSRTLSEAGVVQVRREGQTKYNSLNRDLLRDCFGSLGLESWIK